Part of the Streptomyces sp. NBC_01353 genome, GGGTCAGCAGCGGCTCGTGCGCGGCCCACCACTCGTGGTCGGACAGCACGCTCTCCCGCTCCACGGCCCGCGCGTCCAACTCCGTCCGTGCCACGGTCTGCACGAAGCCGAGGACATGGGTCAACGCCGAGTCCATGGCCACGTCGTCGAGCCCCACACCCTCGAAGGCCCCGAGCTCGTGCTCGTACTTCGTCATCACCCCCGGGCCGAGCGGCGGCCGGTGGACCCGGAGCTCCGCCAGCCACGGATGGCCCAGATACAGCGCACGGTTGGCGTCGGCGACCGCCGTCACCCGCTCCCGCCAGGGCTCGCCCGCCGCGAAGGCCGGACGCGGCATCCCCAGGAAGACGGAGTCCAGCATCAGATCGAGCAGCTCGGCCTTGCCCGGGACGTAGGTGTAGAGCGTCATGGGGGTCACGCCCAGACGCCGGGCGACCGCGCGCATGGTGAGAGCGTCGAGCCCGCCCTCATCGGCCAGACCGATCGCCGCCTCCACGACCGCGTCGACCGTCAGCCCCTGCCGAGGGCCTCGCCGGCCCCCCGGGACCGACGGCGCGCCGTCCCGCCACAGCAGCTCCAGGGTCCGCGCCGGATCCCCCGCCCCACTGCTCCGCTCCTTCGCCATGACACCCATTCTCGCAGGTCAGACCTA contains:
- a CDS encoding TetR/AcrR family transcriptional regulator, with the translated sequence MAKERSSGAGDPARTLELLWRDGAPSVPGGRRGPRQGLTVDAVVEAAIGLADEGGLDALTMRAVARRLGVTPMTLYTYVPGKAELLDLMLDSVFLGMPRPAFAAGEPWRERVTAVADANRALYLGHPWLAELRVHRPPLGPGVMTKYEHELGAFEGVGLDDVAMDSALTHVLGFVQTVARTELDARAVERESVLSDHEWWAAHEPLLTRVLDPERFPLATRVGEASAVAYQGLYDAGHAYAFGLARVLDGLAALIPPGSAAR